A stretch of DNA from Streptomyces xanthii:
CTGGCGCCGGGCCCGCACCCTCGCGGCCGCCGCGGTGGAGGCCGCCTGCATGCCGGCCCGTGACGGCGTGGTCGTGATCGAGGACGACGCGCCGGACGCGTTCGCGCTCCCGGGGCTGCCGGGGCGCGTCGTCGTCTCCACGGGCATGCTCGACACCCTCGACCGGACCGAGCACGGCATCCTGCTCGCGCACGAGCGGGCCCATCTGGCCGGGCACCACTACGCGTTCGTGGCACTGGCCCAGCTCGGCGCCGCCGCCAACCCGTTCCTGCGCCCGCTCGCCCGGTCCGTGACGTACACGGTCGAACGCTGGGCCGACGAGCGCGCCGCCGCCGCGACCGGCGACCGCGGCCGGGTCGCGCGCGCCGTCGGCAAGGCGGCGCTCGCCTCCCGGCCCGCCGCGCGCCGCCCCCTGGGCGCCGCGCTCGGCATCCTCGGCCTCGCCCGGCGCACCGGGCTCGCGGCCGCCGGACCCGTGCCGCGCCGCGTCGCCGCGCTCCTCGCCCCGCCGCTCGGCCGCCATCCGCTGCTCGCCGCGGCGACCTCCGCCGTCCTGACCGCCGCGACGCTGTCCAGCGCGGAGGCGGCCCACGACCTGCACCGCCTCCTGGAGGCCGTCGGCGCCTCGTAGCCGACGCCGGGCCGGTCCCGGCCCCCGACCGCGGGGCCGCACGGCGGCGTACGGCTGCATACGGCGGCGTACGGCTGCGCCGTGCGCGGGGTCCGCAGCACAACCACGCACTCGCCTCACACCCCTCGCCCCACCGCGAAAAATACCCCCGGGGGTACCTGTGCTACGGTTTTTCTATACCCCGGGGGGTACTTCGCGAAAGGGAATGAACCGTGTTCTTCATCGACACCATCGAGCTCGAAGGGCTCGGCAACCGGCACTACCTGGCGGGCGGGACGCGGACGGCGGTGGCGGTGGATCCGCCGCGCGACTTCGACCAGGTCCTCGCCGCGGCGGCGCGGCGCGGGGTGCGGATCACGCACGTCGTGGAGACCCACATCCACAACGACTACGTGACCGGCGGTCTGGAGCTGGCCCGTGTGACGGGCGCCGCCTATCTGGTGCCGGCCGGGGCGCACGTGTCCTTCGCGCGGGTGCCGGTGGCGGACGGTGACACGGTCACGGTCGACGCCGGACTCACCCTGCGCGCCGTCGCCACCCCCGGCCACACCCCGCACCACACCGCGTACGTGCTCCAGGAGCAGGGCACGCCCGTGGCCGCGTTCACCGGCGGTTCCCTGCTGATCGGCACGGTGGGCCGCCCCGACCTGGTCGAGCCCCGGCTGACCGAGGAGCTCGCCCGCGCCCAGCACGCCTCGGCGCACCGCCTCGCGACCGAACTGCCGGACGAGACCGCGGTGCTGCCGACACACGGCTTCGGCAGCTTCTGCTCCTCCGCGCAGGCCGAGGGCGAAGCCACCACGATCGGCCACGAGAAGGCCGCCAACGCGGCGCTCACCACCGACGTCGACACCTTCGTCGCCGCGCTCCTCGACGGGCTCGACGACATCCCCGCGTACTACGCGCACATGGGCCCGGCCAACGCGAGCGGCCCCGCCCCGCTGGACCTGACGCCTCCCGCCGTCGCGGACGCCCGCGAGATCGCCGCCCGGCTCGCGGCCGGCGAGTGGGTCGTGGACCTGCGCAACCGGGTCGCGTTCGCGGAGGGCCACGTCGCGGGCACCTTCAACTTCGAGGCGGACGGCAAGATCGCCACGTATCTGGCCTGGATGATCCCGTGGGGCAAGCCGGTGACGCTGCTCGCGGACTCCCCCGGCCAACTCGCCGACGCGCAGCGGGAGCTGGTCCGGGTCGGCATCGACCGCCCGGCGGCCGCCGCGACCGGCGCCCCGGAGGACTGGACCGTCGACGGCGCCCTGGCCTCCTTCCCGCGCTCCACGTTCGCCGGGCTCGCCGAGCGCGGCACGGACGGCGTCGTCGTGCTCGACGTGCGGCGCGCGTCCGAGCGGGCCGGCGGACACATCGCGGGCTCGGTGCACATCCCCGTGCACGAACTGCACGGACGGCTCGGCGACATCCCGGCCGGCACCGTGTGGGTGCACTGCGCCGGGGGCATGCGGGCGGGCATGGCCGCGTCGCTCCTCGACGCCGCGGGCCGGGACGTCGTGGCCGTCGACGACGGGTTCGACGCGGCCGCCGAGGCCGGCCTGGCCGTCGTCGCCGCCTGAGCCCCGCCACCCCTCCCCCCCCAACTCCCCTTGAAAGGCTGCGAGATGTCCTCCTTCCCTGACGGAGCGCGCCGCGTCACCGTCGAAGCGGCCCACCGGTGTACCGCCGGCGCCGACGCCCCGGCCGTCCTCCTCGACGTACGCGAACAGGAGGAGTGGGACGCGGGGCACGCGCCCTGGGCCGTCCTCGCGCCGCTGTCCGCGCTGGCCTCGGGGGACGCGCTGCCCGCCGCCGCGCTGGGGCGGCCCCTCGTGGTGATCTGCCGCAGCGGCAACCGTTCGCGGCGCGCCGTGGATCTGCTGCGCGAGCGCGGGGCCGAAGCCGTGGACGTCGTGGGCGGGATGCAGGACTGGGCCTCCTCGGGTCACCCCGTCGTCGACGCGCGCGGGAGCGACGGTTCACCGGCATGACCGCGCTCCTCCTCGCCCTCGCCGCGGGGGCGGTCGTCGGTCTGGCCCTCGGCGGGCTCGGCGGTGGCGGCAGCGTCCTCGCGGTGCCCGCCCTGATCTACGCGCTCGGTCTCTCCCCCACGGCGGCGATCACCACCAGCCTCGTCATCGTCACCGTCACCTCGCTCACGGCCCTCGCCGGCCACGCCCGCGACGGGAACGTCGCCTGGCGCACCGGACTCCTGTTCGCGGCGGCGGGCATCGTCCCCGCGATGCTCGCGGGCGCGGTCGCCGGCCGTGTGCCGCAGACCGTGCTGACCCTCGCCTTCGCCGGTGTCGCGGCACTCGCGGCGGTACGGATGCTGCGCCCCGCCGAGACCGGGGCACCCGGCCCGGTCCATCCCGGCAAGGCCGGGGTCGCCGGTTCCGGGCTCGGCGCGGTCACGGGGTTTTTGGGTGTCGGCGGCGGATTCCTCGCCGTGCCCGTCCTGGTGGGCGTGCTGAGCCTGCCCATGCGGCGGGCCGTCGGCACCAGCCTGCTGGTCATCACGGTCAACTCCCTGGCCGCGCTCGGTGCCCGGGCCGGCAGCGGGACCCATCTGGACCTCGCCGTCGTCGCCCCCTTCACCGCGGCCGCGATCCTCGGCGCGTGGGACGGCAAGCGGCTGTCCCGGAAGCTGACGGGGCGCACCCTGCAACGCGTCTTCGCCTATGTCCTGTTGGCGGTGGCGGCGCTCATGGCCGCCGACGCGGTGCTCTGACCGCGCCCCTGCGACGGCCCGATGACGTCCCGGCGCGTGCCGCGCGGGGGCCGTCTCGTGAAGACGGCGTGCGCAGCGCGTGAGGATGCGCGGCACACCGTCAATTCGCGCCCCCTGTGCCACAACGCGCCCGATCTTGCTTCGTTGTGTGGCACGTCCGGATACGCGCGATTGCGCAGCGCGGGTGACCTGCACGCACCATTTCCGGACGCCGGGTTGCCCGGCCCCACCGTTCCGCGAGCCACGGTCCGGCCGGCCGGGCAACCCCACGCCCACGATCGAGGCGGCGGCGCCCTGTAGCCTCCGGCTCCATGACCCGCGCCTGGATCGCCCCGTCGCTCATCGCCCTCTGCGGCGCCGCCCTCGCCACCGTCCAGGTGCTCGAGGACAGTCCGGGGGCGGCGGTCGGCGTCCTCCTGCTGTTCCTGGCACTCGCGGGCGCCACCTCCCCGCTGGTCTTCCCGAGGTCCGTCGGTGCGGCGGAGGCACAGCGGCGCAGCGCGGCGGACGGCCGGCCGGTCGTCTACTGGCGGCCCGGCTGTGCGTACTGCCTGCGGCTGCGGGCCCGGCTGGGCCGTGAGGCGCGCCGGGTGCACTGGGTCGACATCTGGCGGGACCCGGAGGGCGCGGCGGCGGTGCGCGCGGTGAACGGGGGCGACGAGACGGTGCCGACGGTCGTCGTGGCCGGGCGCGCCCGCACCAATCCCGACCCTGAGTGGGTGCGCGAGCAGATCGCAGCGCACCACTGATCCGAACCCGCAGGAGCCTCCGCAGGCGTTGCGATCCTGACTGATGCGAAAGTCAGAAGCACAACATCGCAGCTCACGGGGGAACAGCAGGGCAAAATCCAGACCACGTGTTGAGTTCTTCTCAACACGTGGTTAGGGTCGTGCCCGTGGAAACCGACGACGTCACCGGTGGCGTGCCCGCCGCCGACACCGCCGCCCGCGTCCGTGAGGTCATCACGGCCGCGGGGGTCAGCCAGCGCGAGTTCGCGCGCCGCATCGTCATGGATCCGTCCAAGCTGTCCCGGTCGCTGAGCGGCACCCGCCGCTTCACGGCCGCCGAGCTGGCGCGGATCGCCGACGAGGGACGGGTGGACGCGGGCTGGCTGCTCGGGGCACGGCATCGGGAGCACGCCGAGCCCGCGCCGGACGCCGGGCCGGCCGCCGCCGTGCCCGTCGAGGGCGGGCGGCCGCTGCAGATCGTCCGCGAGACGGTCCGGCTGATCGCCGAGCACGGTTTCCACGCGGTGCGGGTCGCGGACATCGCCCGCGCCTGCGCCACGAGCAGCGCCGCGATCCACTACCACTTCCCCGGCCGCGCCGACCTCCTGGAGGCCTCGGTGCGCTGGTGCATGGACGAGGACACGGCGCGCCGCGCCGCCCGGCTCGCCGAGGCGGACGACGCGGCGGCGGAACTGCGCCAGCTCATCGAACTGCAGACGCCGCGCACCGCGCAGCAGCGACGGCAGTGGGCGGTCTGGCTCGACCTGTGGGCCGAGGCCGCCCGGTCCACGGCGGTGGGCCGGCTGCACACCGAGTACTACCGCCAGTGGCGGGAGACCGTCGCCGACGTCGTCCGCCGGGGGATCGAGCAGGGCGTGTTCCGCTCGTCCGCCGACCCCGAGTCCGCCGCGCTGACCCTGACCGCGCTCATCGACGGTCTGGCGACGCAGGTCCTGGCCGCCGGGACGGAAGGCACCGGCGCCGAGAGCGCCGGCGCGGACGCCATGCACGCCGCGCTCCTGGCCCACGTACGCACGACCCTGCTGGCCTGAGCCGCTCCCAGGCCCGCCGACTCGGCACCCCCTGCCGAGACCCCCCCACACCCAGTCCCCAACGGAACGGGAGGCCCCCACATGCCCCTGCACGAGAGCACCATCATCACCTGCGCCCTCACCGGCGCCGGTGACACCGTCCGACGGAGCCCGCACGTCCCCGTCACCCCGGAGCAGATAGCCCGGAACGCGGTGGAGGCCGCCGAGGCCGGTGCCGCCGTGGTCCACATCCACGTACGCGATCCCGAGACCGGCGACCCGTCGCGCGACCCGAAGCTGTACCGCGAGGTCGTCGAGCGGGTGAAGGAGACCGGCACCGACGTCGTCATCAACCTCACCGCCGGCATGGGCGGCGACCTGGTGATCGACCCGGACCGCCCGCTGGAGGGCTTCCCGCTGCGCGGCTCCGACCTGGTCGGCGGCCTGGACCGGCTGCCGCACGTCGAGGACCTGCTGCCCGACATCTGCACCCTGGACTGCGGTTCGCTGAACTTCGGCGACGGCTCGAACCTGTACGTGTCGACGCCCGACATGCTGCGCGCGGGCGCCCGGCGCATCCAGGAGCTGGGTGTGCGGCCGGAGTTGGAGATCTTCGACACGGGTCACCTCTGGTTCGCCAAGCAGATGCTCGCGGAGGGGCTGCTCGACGACCCGACCGTGTTCCAGCTGTGCATGGGCATCCCGTGGGGCGCGCCGGCCGACCCGGGCGTACTGCAGTCGATGGTCAACATGCTGCCGGAAGGCGCCCGTTGGGCGAGTTTCGCGCTGGGACGGATGCAGATGCCGTGGGTCGCGCAGTCGATCCTGCTCGGCGGCCACGTCCGCGTCGGCCTGGAGGACAACCTGTACCTCGGCAAGGGCAACAAGGCGACCAACGCCCAGCTCGTCGAGCGTGCCGTGACCATCACCGAGTCGCTCGGCGCCCGCGTCGCGACGCCCGACGAGGCCCGCGAGATCCTCGGCCTGCACAAGAAGGGCGCCTGATCATGCGTACCGCACCCGAGAACGTCCGCCGCGTCGCCTGTGTCGGCGCCGGTGTCATCGGCGGCGGCTGGGTCGCCCACTTCCTGGCGCGTGGCTACGACGTCACGGCCTGGGACCCGGCGCCCGACGCCGAGCAGAAGCTGCGCCGCCTGGTCGACGCCGCCTGGCCCGCGCTGACACAGCTGGGGCTCGCCGAGGGCGCGTCCGCCGACCGGCTGACGGTCGTCGCGACCCTCGAAGAGGCCGTGGTCGACGCCGAGTTCGTGCAGGAGAGCGCGCCGGAGAAACTGGAGCTGAAGCGGGACCTGCTGACCCGGCTCGACGCGGCGGCGCCGGCCGGCGTCGTCATCGCCTCGTCCACGTCGGGCTACCCGATGACGGACATGCAGACCACGGCCGCGGACCCCTCGCGCCTGGTCGTCGGCCACCCGTTCAATCCGCCGTACCTGATCCCGCTGGTCGAGGTCGTCGGCGGCGAGCGCACCGCCGAGGACGCCGTCACGTGGGCGTCGCGCTTCTACGAGGTCGCGGGCAAGTCCGTGATCACCATGAACCGCGAGGTGCCGGGCTTCATCGCGAACCGCCTCCAGGAGGCCCTGTGGCGCGAGGCGCTGCACATGGTCGCCAACGGCGAGGCCACGGTGAAGGAGATCGACGACTCGATCACCGAGGGCCCCGGCCTGCGCTGGGCGTTCATGGGCCCGATGCTGACGTTCGCGCTGGCGGGCGGGGAGGGCGGCATGGCGCACATGCTGGACCACTTCGGTCCGTCCCTGAAGTCGCCGTGGACCCGTCTGGAGGCGCCCGAGCTGGACAAGGCGCTGTACGACGCCGTGGTCGAGGGCTGCGACGAGGCGGCGGACGGGCGCACGATCGCCGACCTGGTGGCCGAGCGCGACCGGGGCGTCATCGACGTCCTGCGCGCGACGGGCCGCCTGCCGCGGCAGGAGGACCCGCGATGACCACGACGACGGCCTCCGTGCCGCTGCTGCACCGCACGGTCCGCCCCGAGTGGATCGACTACAACGGCCACATGAGCGAGGCGTTCTACGTCCTCGTCTTCGGCCACGCCACCGACGCCCTGATGATCGAGACGGGCCTGCACTCGGGCTACCGCGAGTCCACGGGCTGCTCCCTGTACACGGTCGAGTCGCACCTGCGCTATCTGCGGGACGTGCCGGAGGGCGCCCATCTCGCGGTCCGCACCCGGGTGTTGGGCGCGGCGGGCAAGAAGGCCCGCTTCACGCACGAGATGTACGTGGTCGCCGACGCGGACGGCGAGCCGGAGGCGGACGCCGCGCCCGTGGCGACGACGGAGCTGATGGCGGTGCACGTCGACCAGGAGGCGGGGCGCGCGGTGCCGCTGCCCGACGCGGTCCTCGCCCGGTTCGCCGAGTTCACCGAGCAGGCCCCGGAGTGGGCGGGCCGGTCGATCGCGCCGGTGGGCTGACGCCCGTACGCCACGCAGGACGCGAGGGGCCTCACGGATGCGTCCGTGGGGCCCTTCCCGCGCGCCGTCACTCCGCCGGTGTGGAGCGGGCCACGACCGCCGCCTCCAGCAGGGCCCAGCCGTCGCGCTCGACGAGGCCGCGTTCCGACGCGTCCCAGCCGGAGGCGCGGGCCGCGTCGAGCAGGGCGCGCACCGCACCCGGTTCGTGCAGGTTCAGGGTGCTGCCGTGGACGTAGCCCACGTCCCCGGAGCCCAGGGGTGCTCCGCCGGGGACGAAGCGGTCGGAGCCCTCGGCGAAGACGATCCGCAACGGGCCGCCCGTACCGGCCGGTTGGGGGTACAGCGTGAGGGTCTGCCGGCAGTCCGCGGACCGGCCGCTGTCCAGGACGCGGTGCTGGTGACGCAGCGTCCACAGGTACACGCGTCCGTCGGCGACCAGGCGCCGTGGCTTGTTCTGATGACGGGGCACGGGGTGAGGGTACGCGCAGCGGCCCGCCCGCATCGGACACCCCCTCCGGAGCGACGCGTTCCGCCGCGACGGCGCGCCTGCCCGCGAAATCCGCCCTCATGAGGAAACGTTCCTTCTGCGAGGTGGTTCCCGGGCGGGACGCACGCGGCAGGCATGCGTGCCGCGTGCGTCTCCCGGCCCGGCCGGGTGCAGGGAGTCGTGGTGAACGCGCAGGACCGACAGGCGTCCGGCTGGCCCGAGTACCGCCGGTACCTGGACCACCTGATGGACTGCGCGGAGTGCGCGCGGCTCCCCAAGCGGTGCGCGGTCGGGGAGCGGCTGCGGCGCGAGCACCGGGCGGCGGGACGGGGACAGGGGTCCGCCTCCTGAGCGTCCCGGTTCCCGAAGTCCCGCCGGTCGAGAGCCGTCTCCGGCAGAACGTGGGCGTCGCCGGTCCGGGTCAGAACCAGTGCAGGCAATGCGGGGCACGCTCCGTGCGGAACAGGGTGTCCGCGAGCTCGGGGGCTTCGGCGTGATGGGCCTTGATGTGGCCGGCGCGGACGAGGGTGCTCGGAGTGGTGCCGCCGAGGTAGACCGAGCCGAGATCGCTCACGTCGAGGGACAGGTCGGGGGCCCGGTCGGTGCGGACGCAGTCGGCCTTGCCGTCGCGGACCGACAGGAGGTGGCGCTCGGGGCCGGAGCCGAGGAACGGGTCGGTGACCTCCAGGACGAGGTCGCCGTCCGTACGCCAGCCGCGCGCGGTCAGGGCCCGGGGCACGTCCAGGATCCGCACCCACAGCCAGTCGCCGTCGGGGCCGGTCTCCGCGGCGCGGAAGTCGGCGAACTGCCAGCGCAGCGGGTGCCCGGCCGGGACGTGCTTGATGACGATCTCGCCGACGAGGTCGTGCTCGAGCACGTGACGGGCCAGGGCGGTGTACGCGGCGTCGTCCACGGCGATGATCTCGTCGACCTTGAGGACGTCGGGATCGCTGATCGCATAGCTCACGTACCCGTCGGGGGTGCCGTGCGCGTCGCGATGCACGGCGATGTGACGCGGGGCGGGGGCGATCGGCGGCTGGCCCGCCCCCGCTTTCCACCAGTGGCCCGGCCGGGACAGGGCGCCGGGCTGGACGCGGCGGTAGCGGTCGTAGATCTCTTCGAGCAGGGCGCGGCACCGGTCGCTGCGCAGCACTTCGACGGATCCGGCGTCGGCGCCGCCTTCGCCGCCTGCCCGGGGAGCGGCGAAGGCGGCGCGGTGGCGGGGCACGGTGAGCCGTCCGCTGTAGGTCGCCGGTCCGTAGCCGAACCGGCGGTAGATCATCGCCTCGGAGGCGAGCAGTACGGAGAGGATCTCGCCGCGCGCCCGCAGTTCGGTGAGCTGGTGGCGCATCATCGCGCTGAGCACGCCCCGGCGCCGGTGCGAGGGCACGACGCCGACGGCGGTCACTCCGGCGGCCGGGACGAGCGCGCCGCCGGGCAGCGTCAGTTCGAAGGAGTACGCGCCGGCCGTGCCGACGGGCCGTCCGTCCTCGGTGACCGCGAGCACGCCCCGGTCCATCTCCAGCGCCGCCCACCAGACCCCGCCCCCGTGCTCGTCGGGGGTCTCGGGGAAGCGGCCGAACGCCGTGTGCATCGTGTCGACGAAGTCGTCGCGGTCCTGGTCGGTCGTGGGACGGATCTCCACCGTGCCGATGCCTTCCTCGTGCCCGGCACCACCTCGTGCGGCGCCCGTGATCGTCGCCAGCCTGCCGGTCCGCCCCGTGGTCGGGTCAAGCGGTTTTCCGGACTCCGGGTCCGGGGCCGCGCTGCCGGGCTCAGTGCTGGAGGTGGCTCAACCGGCCCTCGCGCAGGGGATAGACGCGCTCCTGCGGCAGCAGTTGCCGGGCGCGCTCCAGCTCGCCCGACCGGACGTGGCCGTGGATCTCGTGCGCCAGGTCGGTCACATCGGTGATGGACACCGTCCACTCGTCCGCGTAGCGGCCCGCGGCCTCGCCCGCGAGGCCCAACTGGAGTGAGCGGTACGGCAGGGCCTGGAGGTGCAGATCCCGCTCGGGGTCCCACTGGACGCGGGCCGGGGAACGCCGCAGGTCGCGCTTCCAGGAGTCGCGGTCCGGGTGCAGGCCGCGCTCGTAGTGGGACAGGCACGCGTGGTCCAGCGCCCATTCGAAGCCCTCGCGCGTGATCTCGACGGCGAGGACGACCTCCTGGCCCTCCTTGGCCGCCCAGCCGCACCGGTACATCATCCAGAGGAAGGACGGCTTGATCCACGTCATCCGGTCCCGCTTCCACAGCTCGGGGAAGCGGCCGTCGCGGGCCGCGGGGAGTCCGATCCGCGGGGAGTACGCCTGGTAGACGGTGACGGTGGATTCGGTGTGGCGGGCGCGGATCTGGTGTCTGTCTTCTTGCACGGAGTACAGCATGCGTGCGTGATCACGCGGGCACCAGCGAATTGCGGGGCGGAGGCGGTCCGGTCGTTGTCGGACCCTGCTGGCAGGATGCCCGCATGGATCTTGTGGACCCTCTGGCCGGCCTGGACTCGTTCCCCTGGGACTCCGTCTCCCACGCGTACGGGAGCGCCGACGACGTGCCCGTCCTGCTGCGGGCGTTGACCGATCCCGACGACGAGGCGGCGGAGGACGCGCTGTCGGAGCTGTACGGGAGCGTGCTGCACCAGGGGACGGTCTACACCGCGACCGCCGCGGCCGTGCCCTTCCTCGCCCGGATCGCGGCGGCCGGACACCGTGCGGGGGACGTCCTGGCGCTGCTGGGCGGGATGGCCGAGAGCGGGGACGAGAGCGGTATGGAGCCGGGCATGGTGCGGGCGGCCGTCGTCGCGCAACTGCCGCTGCTGATACCGATGCTGGATGACGACTCGGCGGGCGTGCGGAAGGCCGCCGCCTGGGCGCTGTCCCACACGCGCGCGGCCGGCGAGGTGCGGGACGCGCTGCGGGCGCGGTGGGAGCCGGAGTCCGATCCCGGGGTGCGCGCGGAGGTCCTGTCGGGGATCGCCCGGCTCGATCCGGAGGCCGGGGCGGCCCTCGCGGCGGGCGCGCTGACGCCGGAACAGCCCGGCGTGGTGCGACTCGCGGCCGTCTTCGCGCACGTGGACACGGGCGCCGCCTGGACCGGGCCGTTGCACCAGGCGATGCTGTCGGTGCTGCCCGCCGAAGCGGTGCGTTCCGAGTTCGACGAGGAGCGGGGCGAGCCGCTGGCCTCCGTCGTCGAGGCGCTGCTCGACCGGGACCAGGACGACGCGCGGGAGGCCGCGTTCGCCCTGATCGACGCGGCGGCGCGGGACGGCCGGGCCGAGGTCCGCGCCGAAGGGCTGTGGGCGGCCGAGCAGGCGTGCCAACGCTCGCGGAGCGCTCCGGCACGGCTGCTCCCGGCGCTGCGCGCGGCGGCCGTCGACGAGAAGACCCTGCTCGGCATGGCCTCGCTGCTGGGCTCGCTCGGCCCCGCCGCCGCGCCGCTGGCCGACCTCCTCGTCCCGCTCGCCGGGCGGAATGCGGCCGAGGAAGACGACCCAGCGGACCGCGCCCTGGCCGCGCTCGTGCACGTCGCCCCCGAGCAGGCGCTCCCCCTTCTCACCGCCGCGTTCGGCCGGCGCCCCCGGGCCTTCGGCGCGGCCGTCGGCCGGGGCATCCGCACCGACGGGCCCGTCTTCCCGTACGCGGACGGGCTCCTCGCCGCGGTCCGCGCCCGGCTCGCGCACCCGGAGGACCTGAAGGGCAACGAGCCCTGGCAGCTCACGCACCTGCTCGCCTGCTGGCACGCCGCCGCGGCTCCGGCGCTGCCGGAGCTGTGCGCCGCGCTCCCCCACCATCCCCACCAGGCCGCGCGGGCGATCGCCGCGATCGCCCCGGCGTGCCCCGCCGAGGTGCGCGCCCAGGTCGTGGACCCGCTCCGTACGGCGGCCGAGGCCGGCTCCCTGGCGGCGGCCCAGGCCGTCCACACGCTCACCGGCGATCCCACGCCCCTGTTGCACCGCCTGCGGCGGGAACTCGGGGGCGGCGCCCACGAGGTGGCGGCCGCCGCCCGGATCGCGGGTGAACTGGGCCCCCGGGCGGCGGAGTTGGCCCCGGCCCTGCGCGAGGCTCTGAGCGCCTCCGGAAGCGACACCACTCCGGCCCTGGACGCGGACGCGGCGATCGCCGAGGCGCTGTGGCGGATCACGGGCGACGCGGCCGAGGCCGTCGCCGTACTGGACTCGGTCCTGACCCGCGCTGCGGACAACGCCTGGGCCCGGTGGACGGTCGTGCGGGCCGCCCGCGCGGCCCGCTCGCTGGGTCCGGCGGCCCGCCCGCTCGCCCCGCACCTCGAAGCCGCCCTCGACGATCCCGTCCGCGCACCGGCCGCCGCGGCCGCGCTCGCGGCCGCGGCGGGACCCGGTTCGCCGGCCCGCGACGCCCTCGCCGAGGCCGCCCTGCGCTCCGCCGAGCTGGGCGCCGACCCGGACGGCGCGTGCGAGGCCCTGGAGGCCCTCGGCCGCGACGCCCTGACGCCCGGCCAGGTGCGCCGCGCGACCGTGCTCGCGGACGGCGACCGCAGGGTCGTCCTCTCGGGCGTCGTCGACGAGTTCATCCGCCGGGACGAGGCCCTGCGGGCGCGGATCGGAGCGTTCCTGACGACCTGACCTTCTAACTCCAACCCTGGTTGTTTCTAGACTGGCCGGATGGAGGACACCGAGGACACCCAAGGGACCGGCCCGGCCCACGGCGGCCGCGACCCCGGGGACATCGACGCGATCGCGGCCCTGCAGGACCCCGTACGGCGACGGCTGTACGAGTACGTGGCGGGGCAGGGCCGCGAGGTCGGGCGCAACGAGGCCGCGGAAGCGGCCGGGGTCGCGCGCACCCTCGCGGCGCACCATCTCGACAAGCTGACCGAGGTCGGACTGCTGGAGAGCGGGAGCCGCCGGCTGACCGGGCGCTCGGGTCCGGGCGCCGGGCGGCCCGCCAAGGTGTACACGCGGATCCGCGCCGAGCGGGCCGTGTCCCTGCCCGCCCGCGACTACCGCACGGCCGCCGAACTGCTCGCCGAGGCCGCCGAGGAGGCGGGACTCGACGCCGGCCTGTGCGCGGCCGCCCGCCGCCGGGGCGCGTCGCTGCGCGGCTCGGAGGCACCCTGTGCCGGGCTCGACGAGGCCTTCGCCACGCTGGCGGCGCGCGGTTACGAGCCGCACGTCGAGCGGGCCGACGACGACGGCACGGGCGCGCCCGTGGTCCGGATGCGCAACTGCCCCTTCCACGCCGTCGCCGAGCGGTTCCCGCCGCTCGTCTGCGGCATGAACCTCGCCCTCCTGGAGGGCCTGCTCGGCACGGACGGCCCGGTGCGGGCCCGCATGGACGCCCGGCCGGACGAGTGCTGCGTGGTGGTCGAGGAGGCCTGACGTCCGCTCAGCGCCTCTAAAAACAATACTGATTGACATAGAAAAGCGGGGCGTGCTGGGATGGCGGCATGACCTCAGCCGTGCCCGCCGCCACCGCCCACCTCGCCGAACTCAACGTCGCCAAGCTCCTGTACCCCCTCGACGACC
This window harbors:
- a CDS encoding rhodanese-like domain-containing protein, which codes for MSSFPDGARRVTVEAAHRCTAGADAPAVLLDVREQEEWDAGHAPWAVLAPLSALASGDALPAAALGRPLVVICRSGNRSRRAVDLLRERGAEAVDVVGGMQDWASSGHPVVDARGSDGSPA
- a CDS encoding TetR/AcrR family transcriptional regulator, translating into METDDVTGGVPAADTAARVREVITAAGVSQREFARRIVMDPSKLSRSLSGTRRFTAAELARIADEGRVDAGWLLGARHREHAEPAPDAGPAAAVPVEGGRPLQIVRETVRLIAEHGFHAVRVADIARACATSSAAIHYHFPGRADLLEASVRWCMDEDTARRAARLAEADDAAAELRQLIELQTPRTAQQRRQWAVWLDLWAEAARSTAVGRLHTEYYRQWRETVADVVRRGIEQGVFRSSADPESAALTLTALIDGLATQVLAAGTEGTGAESAGADAMHAALLAHVRTTLLA
- a CDS encoding MBL fold metallo-hydrolase, which translates into the protein MFFIDTIELEGLGNRHYLAGGTRTAVAVDPPRDFDQVLAAAARRGVRITHVVETHIHNDYVTGGLELARVTGAAYLVPAGAHVSFARVPVADGDTVTVDAGLTLRAVATPGHTPHHTAYVLQEQGTPVAAFTGGSLLIGTVGRPDLVEPRLTEELARAQHASAHRLATELPDETAVLPTHGFGSFCSSAQAEGEATTIGHEKAANAALTTDVDTFVAALLDGLDDIPAYYAHMGPANASGPAPLDLTPPAVADAREIAARLAAGEWVVDLRNRVAFAEGHVAGTFNFEADGKIATYLAWMIPWGKPVTLLADSPGQLADAQRELVRVGIDRPAAAATGAPEDWTVDGALASFPRSTFAGLAERGTDGVVVLDVRRASERAGGHIAGSVHIPVHELHGRLGDIPAGTVWVHCAGGMRAGMAASLLDAAGRDVVAVDDGFDAAAEAGLAVVAA
- a CDS encoding glutaredoxin domain-containing protein yields the protein MTRAWIAPSLIALCGAALATVQVLEDSPGAAVGVLLLFLALAGATSPLVFPRSVGAAEAQRRSAADGRPVVYWRPGCAYCLRLRARLGREARRVHWVDIWRDPEGAAAVRAVNGGDETVPTVVVAGRARTNPDPEWVREQIAAHH
- a CDS encoding M56 family metallopeptidase; protein product: MHIAVYLPLLLPLLAPLFARPLAERCEPRLATWLLTATSLVLGAASTLSLGALAVAGLLRLPFLAGLGHWSAGTAQRDDPIELSVSLAAGLLLGGAVVMAVRMLWRRARTLAAAAVEAACMPARDGVVVIEDDAPDAFALPGLPGRVVVSTGMLDTLDRTEHGILLAHERAHLAGHHYAFVALAQLGAAANPFLRPLARSVTYTVERWADERAAAATGDRGRVARAVGKAALASRPAARRPLGAALGILGLARRTGLAAAGPVPRRVAALLAPPLGRHPLLAAATSAVLTAATLSSAEAAHDLHRLLEAVGAS
- a CDS encoding sulfite exporter TauE/SafE family protein codes for the protein MTALLLALAAGAVVGLALGGLGGGGSVLAVPALIYALGLSPTAAITTSLVIVTVTSLTALAGHARDGNVAWRTGLLFAAAGIVPAMLAGAVAGRVPQTVLTLAFAGVAALAAVRMLRPAETGAPGPVHPGKAGVAGSGLGAVTGFLGVGGGFLAVPVLVGVLSLPMRRAVGTSLLVITVNSLAALGARAGSGTHLDLAVVAPFTAAAILGAWDGKRLSRKLTGRTLQRVFAYVLLAVAALMAADAVL
- a CDS encoding BKACE family enzyme, with product MPLHESTIITCALTGAGDTVRRSPHVPVTPEQIARNAVEAAEAGAAVVHIHVRDPETGDPSRDPKLYREVVERVKETGTDVVINLTAGMGGDLVIDPDRPLEGFPLRGSDLVGGLDRLPHVEDLLPDICTLDCGSLNFGDGSNLYVSTPDMLRAGARRIQELGVRPELEIFDTGHLWFAKQMLAEGLLDDPTVFQLCMGIPWGAPADPGVLQSMVNMLPEGARWASFALGRMQMPWVAQSILLGGHVRVGLEDNLYLGKGNKATNAQLVERAVTITESLGARVATPDEAREILGLHKKGA